CACCCTCGACACGCGAACGTCACCAATGACAACTAATCAGTATGCGTCAACGGCGTCTGAACTCCTCGCGTCGCCGCGCTTCGAGCTGATGCCGTTCGACAGCTTCGACGACGAGATCAAACACCTCCCTGACGGTGCGACGATCACGATCACCGCCTCGCCGCAGTTAGAACTCGAAGCGACGATCGACGCGGCCGAGCGAGCCGCCGAGCAGGGTTACGAGGTCGTTCCGCACGTTTCCGCGCGGTACGTCCGCGACTCCGAGCACCTCGCGGACATCTGCGAGCGACTCACCGCGGTCGGTATCTCGGACATCTTCGTGCCGGGCGGCGACCGCGAGGAGCCCATCGGCGAGTTCACGTCGGCGTACGACATGCTCGTCGCGCTCGACGACTTAGCGTACGAGTTCGACGAAATCGGCATTACCGGCTACCCCGAGGGCCACGAGTTCATCGACGAGGAGACGCTCGCGGAGGCGATGAAGAAGAAGGCCCCGTACGCGACGTACATCGCCACGCAACTGTGCTACGATCCCGACACGATCCTCGAGTGGATCGACGAGGTCCGCGACCGCGGTGTCGATCTCCCCATCGAGGTCGGCATCCCGGGCGTGATGAAATACGAGAAGCTCCTGAGCATCTCCCAGAAGGTCGGCGTCGGCGACTCCGTCCGCTTCCTCAAGAAGACGACCGGAATTGTGGGCTTCGTCAAGCAGTTCATCGGCTCGCGCGGTCGCTACCGGCCCGACGACCTCGTCGACGGGCTCGCGCCGCACGCCGAGGAATACGGCATCCGCGGCCTCCACATCTACACCTTCAACCAAGTCTCCGACACCGAAGAGTGGCGGACGGGACGACTGTAACCGCGGACGTTTGTCCCGTTCGCTGGTAGTTCGCTTGACGTGAAATTCTGGGGGTCTGAGACGTTTTCGCGGTCGATTCTCGCGGTCCGTTCCGCACTCGTTTCTCCCTACTTTCTCTCCTTCGCTGCACCGCTCTTCGGGGAGACAAAAGGATTATATTGATAGCCGGTAACAATCGGGCAAGATCACAGAAATGGCAACAAACGTCTCTCATACCCCGAATATCGCGGGTTTGGACGTCGAACTGTCTCTCTACCGGACGGGGGAACGCGCGTAATGCTTTCTGTCGAGGGACTCACGAAGCGGTTCGATTCGGTCGTCGCCGTCGACGACGTGGATCTCGAACTCCGCGAGGGAGAGATCCACGGTCTGATCGGACCGAACGGTGCCGGGAAGACGACGACGGTCAACCTCATCACCGGCGAGTTGACGCCGACGAGCGGAACGATCCGGTTCGACGGGACGGACCTCGTGGGGAAGTCCCCGTCGTCGATCGCCCGGCAGGGGATCGGTCGCTCGTTCCAAGTCGTCCAGTACTTCCCCGAGATGACGGTCAGAAAGCACCTGCACTTGGCCGTTCGCGAGCCGACGAACACCGTTCGCAGCGTGCTCGATCGCGACGCTGATTACACCGACGAGATCGAAGCAGTAGCCGAGAGAGCGCACCTCGGAGACGAACTCGACACGGTCGCGAAAAACCTCCCGCACGGACAAAAGCGGTTCCTCGACATCGCCCTCGTCCTCGCGATGGACTCGAAGGTCATCTTGTTCGACGAGCCCGCGGCGGGGCTGAACGAGTCGGAGACGAACGAGGTCCGCGAGATCCTCGAGGAACTCCGAGGCGAGTACACGGTCTTGATCGTCGAACACGACATCGACTTGGTGCGCGCGATCTCCGACCGCATCACGGTGTTACACAACGGGGCCGTTCTCACGACCGATACGCCCGAAAACGTCGTCGAGAACGAGCAGGTCAAGGAGGTGTATCTCGGTGAGTGAACTGCTCTCCGTCGAGAACCTCAACTCATTTTACGGCGACAGCCAAGTGCTTTTCGACGTCTCGATCGAACTCGGATCGAACGACGTCGTCGGCGTCTTCGGCCGGAACGGGATGGGGAAGACGACGCTTCTCAACAGCCTCGTCAACCGGATCGACCGCAAGACCGGAACCATCACCTACCGCGGTCAGGACGTCTCTGAGTGGTCGACTCACGAGATCATCCAAGGAGGCATCGCGTACGTCCCCGAGGAACGAGAGATCTACCCCGCCCTGTCGGTCCGTGAAAACCTCGAACTGGCGATGTCGTCGTCGGTGTCGGACTCCGACAGAGAAGAACGGATGCAGAACGTCTTCTCACAGTTCGAGCGACTCGGCGAGCGACAGGAACAACGCGGTGGAACGCTGAGCGGCGGCGAACAGCAGATGCTCGCTATCGGACGTGCACTGGTCACTGATCCGGATCTCCTCATCCTCGATGAGCCGACGGAGGGGCTGGCTCCCACGATCATCGACGACGTCGTCGAGATCCTCGAATCGCTCATCGCCGGCGACCGGGCGGTGCTGATCGCCGAGCAGAACATCAATCGGATGTTGCCGCTCATCGACCGCGGCTATATGATCCAGACCGGCCAGATCGTCGAAGAGGGCGATTCGGCGTTCCTCAGAGACGAGAAACTCCAAGACAAGTACCTCACTGTCTGAAAACTGTCCTTTCTGACGCGCGCCGCCCTTCGAGATCGAATGCTCTTGTAAATTACCTCGGGGCAGCTACCGTGACTTTCCTGTGAAACTGTTCGGCTCTCGGACTGTGAATTTCGGTATCGTTCATCCTCACGAATTCCCGTTGTTTCGCCGCGCTCTCGCCCGTTCTCGCACGGCCACTTGCCCGCTCTTTTAACAAAAAATATAATATGATGTGGGATATCGTTTCCAACGTGCCATCTATGACGAACATTCACTTGCACAGTCGC
This DNA window, taken from Halobellus sp. LT62, encodes the following:
- a CDS encoding methylenetetrahydrofolate reductase gives rise to the protein MTTNQYASTASELLASPRFELMPFDSFDDEIKHLPDGATITITASPQLELEATIDAAERAAEQGYEVVPHVSARYVRDSEHLADICERLTAVGISDIFVPGGDREEPIGEFTSAYDMLVALDDLAYEFDEIGITGYPEGHEFIDEETLAEAMKKKAPYATYIATQLCYDPDTILEWIDEVRDRGVDLPIEVGIPGVMKYEKLLSISQKVGVGDSVRFLKKTTGIVGFVKQFIGSRGRYRPDDLVDGLAPHAEEYGIRGLHIYTFNQVSDTEEWRTGRL
- a CDS encoding ABC transporter ATP-binding protein, whose product is MLSVEGLTKRFDSVVAVDDVDLELREGEIHGLIGPNGAGKTTTVNLITGELTPTSGTIRFDGTDLVGKSPSSIARQGIGRSFQVVQYFPEMTVRKHLHLAVREPTNTVRSVLDRDADYTDEIEAVAERAHLGDELDTVAKNLPHGQKRFLDIALVLAMDSKVILFDEPAAGLNESETNEVREILEELRGEYTVLIVEHDIDLVRAISDRITVLHNGAVLTTDTPENVVENEQVKEVYLGE
- a CDS encoding ABC transporter ATP-binding protein, whose amino-acid sequence is MSELLSVENLNSFYGDSQVLFDVSIELGSNDVVGVFGRNGMGKTTLLNSLVNRIDRKTGTITYRGQDVSEWSTHEIIQGGIAYVPEEREIYPALSVRENLELAMSSSVSDSDREERMQNVFSQFERLGERQEQRGGTLSGGEQQMLAIGRALVTDPDLLILDEPTEGLAPTIIDDVVEILESLIAGDRAVLIAEQNINRMLPLIDRGYMIQTGQIVEEGDSAFLRDEKLQDKYLTV